The Oscillospiraceae bacterium genome contains a region encoding:
- a CDS encoding ABC transporter ATP-binding protein, translating into MYAIKTEGLTKKYKGLTAVNKLDLCISQGELFALLGVNGAGKTTAIKMLTCLTKPDGGNAFVNGNSILSEVSAVKNIIGVSPQETAVAPNLSVKENLELMCGVHDFSKEKRQSKIKELSEQFDLTDILSKKAGKLSGGWQRRLSIAMALISEPQVLFLDEPTLGLDVLARSDLWDTIRALKGKITIVLTTHYMEEAEALAGRIGIMKAGRLLALGTADEIKAKAGKEKFEDAFVAIVKGGKEE; encoded by the coding sequence ATGTATGCAATTAAAACAGAAGGGCTCACAAAAAAATACAAAGGCCTCACAGCCGTAAACAAACTTGACCTTTGCATTTCACAGGGCGAATTGTTTGCCCTGCTTGGCGTAAACGGGGCAGGAAAAACAACTGCGATAAAAATGCTCACCTGCCTCACAAAGCCTGATGGCGGCAATGCTTTTGTGAACGGGAACAGCATCCTTTCTGAGGTCAGTGCGGTGAAAAATATCATTGGCGTATCTCCGCAGGAAACCGCCGTCGCCCCCAATTTAAGTGTAAAGGAAAATCTTGAGCTGATGTGCGGCGTCCACGATTTTTCAAAGGAGAAAAGGCAATCTAAAATCAAAGAGCTCTCGGAACAATTTGATTTAACCGATATTTTAAGCAAAAAAGCGGGAAAGTTATCGGGCGGCTGGCAGCGCAGATTAAGCATTGCAATGGCCCTGATCAGTGAGCCGCAGGTACTTTTTCTCGACGAGCCCACCTTAGGGCTCGACGTGCTCGCAAGAAGCGATCTGTGGGATACCATTCGTGCGTTAAAGGGAAAGATAACCATTGTTTTGACAACGCATTATATGGAAGAAGCCGAAGCCCTTGCCGGCCGTATCGGCATTATGAAAGCCGGCAGGCTCCTTGCGCTGGGCACGGCAGACGAAATAAAAGCAAAAGCGGGAAAAGAAAAATTCGAGGACGCTTTTGTCGCAATCGTAAAGGGGGGCAAAGAAGAATGA
- a CDS encoding AbrB family transcriptional regulator: protein MVKSTGIIRKVDELGRVVLPIGTRRAFDIDEKDSLEILVDRDNGHIILKKATKMCLKCGATEDLKELKPGCYLCDACIKELKQDNRQ, encoded by the coding sequence ATGGTCAAATCAACCGGCATCATCAGAAAAGTGGACGAGCTGGGGCGTGTGGTACTTCCGATTGGGACAAGGCGAGCTTTTGATATAGACGAAAAAGACAGCCTTGAAATCCTGGTCGACAGGGATAACGGGCACATTATCTTGAAGAAAGCGACTAAGATGTGCCTGAAATGCGGAGCAACAGAGGATTTGAAAGAACTTAAGCCAGGCTGCTATCTTTGCGATGCCTGCATTAAAGAATTAAAACAGGACAATCGGCAATAA
- the upp gene encoding uracil phosphoribosyltransferase, with protein sequence MSKNPMILDHPLVQHKVSHLRDKNTGTKEFKELVSEIAMLLCYEATRDLPTEEVEVETPIAVAKTRKLAGRKLALVPILRAGLGMVDGMLTLLPAAKVGHIGLYRDETTLDPVEYYCKLPADIAERDVLVLDPMLATGGSACDAITQIKKRGARSIKFLGIIAAPEGLAKLHEQHPDVDIYVAALDDHLNENGYIVPGLGDAGDRIFGTK encoded by the coding sequence ATGAGCAAGAATCCCATGATCCTGGATCACCCACTGGTACAGCACAAGGTCAGCCACCTGCGCGACAAAAATACCGGCACCAAGGAATTCAAAGAGCTGGTAAGCGAGATCGCAATGCTGCTTTGCTACGAGGCCACCCGTGACCTTCCCACCGAGGAAGTGGAAGTGGAAACCCCCATCGCCGTTGCCAAGACCCGCAAGCTGGCGGGCCGCAAGCTTGCCCTGGTGCCCATCCTGCGCGCTGGCCTTGGCATGGTCGACGGCATGCTCACCCTGCTTCCCGCCGCCAAGGTGGGCCACATCGGCCTTTACCGGGACGAAACCACTCTTGACCCTGTAGAATATTACTGCAAGCTCCCCGCCGACATTGCCGAGCGCGACGTGCTGGTGCTGGATCCCATGCTGGCCACCGGCGGCAGCGCCTGCGACGCCATCACTCAGATCAAAAAGCGCGGCGCCCGCAGCATCAAATTCCTGGGCATCATCGCCGCGCCGGAAGGCCTGGCAAAGCTCCACGAGCAGCATCCCGACGTGGACATCTACGTGGCCGCGCTGGACGATCACCTGAACGAGAACGGCTATATCGTGCCGGGCCTCGGCGACGCGGGCGACCGCATCTTCGGCACCAAGTAA
- the rpiB_2 gene encoding ribose-5-phosphate isomerase, giving the protein MTTPVALAADHGGFELKEAVRLHLEETGVPYRDFGSYTGEPCDYPDMAQAACRAVVAGECGKALLFCGTGVGISMSANKIRGIRACCCSDAFSAEYTRRHNDANALCMGGRVVGPGLGVYLADLFLNTPFEGGRHQRRVDKLMALEGT; this is encoded by the coding sequence ATGACAACCCCCGTTGCCCTGGCCGCCGACCACGGCGGTTTTGAACTCAAAGAAGCGGTGCGCCTGCACCTGGAAGAAACCGGCGTCCCCTACCGGGACTTCGGCAGCTACACCGGCGAGCCCTGCGATTACCCGGACATGGCCCAGGCCGCCTGCCGCGCCGTGGTGGCCGGCGAATGCGGCAAGGCGCTGCTGTTCTGCGGCACCGGCGTGGGCATCTCCATGAGCGCCAACAAGATCCGGGGCATCCGTGCCTGCTGCTGCTCCGACGCCTTCAGCGCCGAATACACCCGCCGCCACAACGACGCAAACGCCCTGTGCATGGGCGGGCGCGTGGTGGGCCCCGGCCTCGGCGTCTACCTGGCCGATCTGTTTCTGAACACCCCCTTCGAGGGCGGGCGGCACCAGCGCCGAGTGGATAAACTCATGGCCCTGGAGGGCACCTGA
- a CDS encoding tRNA (adenosine(37)-N6)-threonylcarbamoyltransferase complex dimerization subunit type 1 TsaB: protein MSAALLQDGQLVCESFLNTGLTHSETLMGLVDGAFRSAGLGPADVDVWGVCSGPGSFTGLRIGLAAVKGMAFPTGALCAPVSTLEALAQGCPGGEGTVLTALDARRGQVYWAAFDLAPGHARLAPDAAAPVTSLAAFIKNCKKPLFFVGDGAKLCYNEYGQIPGVQAPPPALGHVRGLGVCLAAARMHAAGQCVLPAALVPSYHRLSQAERERAEREKSKGGPL from the coding sequence GTGTCGGCCGCCCTCCTGCAGGATGGGCAGCTCGTCTGCGAATCCTTTCTCAACACCGGCCTCACCCACAGCGAAACCCTGATGGGCCTGGTGGACGGTGCCTTCCGCTCGGCAGGTCTCGGTCCGGCTGATGTGGACGTGTGGGGGGTGTGCAGCGGTCCGGGCAGCTTTACCGGGCTGCGCATCGGCCTGGCGGCGGTAAAGGGCATGGCGTTCCCCACCGGCGCGCTGTGCGCGCCGGTCTCCACCCTGGAGGCGCTGGCCCAGGGCTGCCCGGGCGGCGAGGGCACGGTCCTCACGGCCCTGGACGCGCGCCGCGGCCAGGTCTACTGGGCGGCGTTCGATCTGGCCCCCGGCCACGCGCGCCTTGCGCCAGACGCCGCGGCCCCCGTAACAAGCCTTGCGGCGTTTATCAAAAATTGCAAAAAGCCTCTGTTTTTTGTTGGTGACGGGGCCAAGCTATGCTATAATGAATACGGTCAAATTCCCGGCGTGCAGGCCCCGCCCCCGGCGCTGGGCCATGTGCGGGGGCTCGGCGTGTGCCTTGCCGCCGCGCGCATGCACGCCGCCGGCCAGTGCGTTTTGCCCGCGGCCCTTGTGCCCAGCTACCACCGGCTCAGCCAGGCCGAGCGCGAGCGCGCCGAGCGTGAAAAATCAAAAGGAGGCCCTCTATGA
- a CDS encoding tRNA (adenosine(37)-N6)-threonylcarbamoyltransferase complex ATPase subunit type 1 TsaE gives MAVFITHSRAETVALGRRLAAALPPGTLVCFTGGLGAGKTAFTEGLAAGLGCADPVSSPTFAIVNYYRGPRPLAHFDLYRLSSEEDLLAAGLYDYLDEGAVVAAEWSENFAALLAAEHPVTVDLRPLSGQTRQITIEGVQL, from the coding sequence ATGGCGGTTTTCATCACCCACAGCCGGGCCGAAACGGTGGCCCTGGGCCGCAGGCTCGCGGCCGCGCTGCCGCCCGGCACGCTGGTGTGCTTCACCGGGGGCCTCGGCGCGGGCAAAACCGCTTTCACCGAGGGCCTGGCCGCGGGCCTTGGCTGCGCCGACCCGGTGTCCAGCCCCACCTTTGCCATTGTAAACTACTACAGGGGCCCCCGCCCCCTGGCCCATTTCGATCTGTACCGCCTCTCCAGCGAGGAGGACCTTCTGGCCGCCGGCCTTTACGACTATCTGGACGAAGGCGCGGTGGTCGCCGCCGAGTGGAGCGAAAATTTTGCCGCCCTTTTGGCGGCGGAGCACCCGGTCACCGTGGATCTCCGGCCCTTGTCCGGGCAAACGCGCCAAATCACCATCGAGGGGGTGCAGCTATGA
- a CDS encoding rod shape-determining protein RodA, with the protein MFKIIRQYIKATDKLYLCLCVCCSVLSVVTLVSLGMENGGFAVDAFDGSVTGLGAYRNAFVQAAASLLGLVCAIVLSCIDYRALVKIWPVHVILSWGMVLVTLTHLKLGPVTLGYAPSNTDNFSWIRMGPLSLQPTELAKISFILTFAMHLDNVRERINEPKTLAKLLLHILAAVAVVHVQGDDGTAIVFATIGCMMLFAAGLAWKYILSAIALGVTGLSVILTFFPDKVFKGYQFDRIMVLFDPSYDLDLARQQLGGKTAIGSGQIFGRGFFTGDHYTVINAQDDFIFSYLAECVGFVGCVIVLAILFTIAIRTLTTGLRSEDHIGTYICVGVFAAISWQIIINLGMNLSVLPVIGVTLPFFSAGGTSALMMYLSVGIVTSVFMHNKKKLFSD; encoded by the coding sequence GTGTTCAAGATCATCCGGCAGTACATCAAGGCAACCGACAAGCTGTATCTGTGCCTGTGTGTGTGCTGCTCGGTGCTGAGCGTTGTGACTCTCGTTTCGCTGGGCATGGAGAACGGCGGGTTTGCGGTGGACGCCTTTGACGGAAGCGTTACCGGCCTGGGCGCTTACCGGAACGCGTTCGTGCAGGCCGCGGCCAGCCTGCTGGGACTGGTGTGCGCCATTGTTCTTTCCTGCATCGACTACCGCGCCCTGGTAAAGATCTGGCCGGTGCACGTGATCCTCTCGTGGGGGATGGTGCTTGTGACCCTGACCCATTTGAAGCTGGGGCCGGTGACCCTGGGGTATGCCCCCAGCAACACCGACAACTTCAGCTGGATCCGGATGGGCCCGTTGAGTTTGCAGCCCACCGAGCTTGCAAAGATCAGTTTTATTTTGACCTTTGCCATGCACCTTGACAATGTGCGGGAGCGCATCAACGAGCCCAAAACGCTGGCAAAGCTGCTGCTGCACATCCTGGCGGCGGTGGCGGTGGTGCACGTGCAGGGCGACGACGGCACCGCCATTGTGTTCGCCACCATCGGCTGCATGATGCTGTTTGCGGCGGGGCTTGCGTGGAAGTATATTTTGTCGGCCATTGCGCTGGGGGTGACGGGCCTTTCGGTGATCCTGACGTTTTTCCCGGACAAGGTGTTCAAGGGCTACCAATTCGACCGCATCATGGTGCTGTTCGACCCCAGCTACGATCTGGACCTTGCACGCCAGCAGCTGGGGGGAAAAACGGCCATTGGGTCGGGGCAGATCTTTGGCCGGGGATTTTTTACCGGCGACCATTACACCGTGATCAACGCCCAGGACGATTTTATTTTCAGCTACCTGGCCGAGTGCGTGGGCTTTGTGGGATGTGTGATCGTGCTGGCGATCCTGTTCACGATTGCGATACGCACCCTGACCACCGGGCTGCGCAGCGAGGACCACATTGGGACCTACATCTGCGTGGGCGTGTTTGCGGCCATCAGCTGGCAGATCATCATCAACCTGGGCATGAACCTCTCGGTGCTGCCGGTGATCGGCGTGACCCTGCCCTTTTTCTCGGCGGGCGGGACCAGCGCGCTGATGATGTATTTGAGCGTGGGCATTGTGACCAGCGTGTTTATGCACAACAAGAAAAAGCTGTTCAGCGATTGA
- a CDS encoding FAD-binding dehydrogenase, translated as MNKTIYEGEAWLGAPPEIGESQIEKTLEADVVVVGAGLAGVAAARAAAELGSTVILLEKCGTPQARSGDFAVMDSRVAEVWGRREVDKVQIVNDLMRDMAYKASQSILRRWADEAGEAFDWYLEGYPGIPVMRTTASAPPQGAECWLQPRRCPSPETFENSTERFRCYQTTAWVRPTHIPVFRGNLRLAMETGRVQCLCDAPVVKLLRGADGRVQGAVAETGPGRYLRAAAKKGVVLSTGDYMSNAAMLRRFCPGMADTPQLWLGRDKNRVPCNTGDGHRMGMWVGAKLQDSPHAPCAHHMGSVFGASGFVLLNTRGLRFVNEDAPGQQIGSQIESLPDKTAWQFVDSGWPRQVKRVHPNHGSVCFSVTDEELEDGTLFSKLSTIDNYISPGLVEKAVAAGKLLRADTLEELVERTGLPSEQALDSLARYNALCRAGRDLDYGKRALRLFPVEQGPFYAAKFVPATMIAVMGGLESDEEARCYDTEGRAIPGLYVAGNVQGNRFSVDYPLTVPGLSHSIALTFGRIAGRSAALQK; from the coding sequence ATGAACAAAACGATCTACGAGGGAGAGGCATGGCTGGGCGCGCCGCCCGAAATCGGCGAGAGCCAAATTGAGAAAACGCTGGAAGCCGACGTGGTGGTGGTGGGCGCGGGCCTTGCGGGCGTGGCCGCGGCGCGGGCCGCGGCCGAGCTGGGCAGCACGGTGATCCTGCTGGAAAAATGCGGGACGCCCCAGGCCCGCTCGGGCGATTTTGCGGTGATGGACAGCCGCGTGGCCGAGGTGTGGGGCCGGCGCGAGGTGGACAAGGTGCAGATCGTGAACGATCTGATGCGGGACATGGCGTACAAGGCGAGCCAGAGCATTCTGCGGCGCTGGGCGGACGAGGCGGGAGAGGCCTTTGACTGGTACCTGGAGGGGTACCCCGGCATTCCGGTGATGAGGACCACGGCCTCGGCGCCGCCCCAGGGCGCGGAGTGCTGGCTGCAGCCCCGCCGCTGCCCGAGCCCCGAAACCTTTGAAAACAGCACCGAGCGGTTCCGGTGCTACCAGACCACCGCCTGGGTGCGCCCCACCCATATCCCGGTGTTCCGGGGGAACCTGCGCTTGGCAATGGAGACGGGGCGGGTGCAGTGCCTGTGCGACGCGCCGGTGGTAAAGCTGCTGCGCGGCGCGGACGGCCGCGTGCAGGGCGCTGTGGCCGAGACCGGACCGGGGCGCTACCTGCGGGCGGCCGCGAAGAAAGGCGTGGTGCTGAGCACCGGCGATTACATGAGCAACGCCGCGATGCTGCGGCGGTTTTGCCCCGGCATGGCGGATACCCCCCAGCTGTGGCTGGGGCGGGATAAAAACCGCGTGCCCTGCAACACCGGCGACGGCCACCGCATGGGCATGTGGGTGGGCGCAAAATTGCAGGACAGCCCGCACGCCCCCTGCGCCCACCACATGGGAAGCGTGTTCGGCGCTTCGGGCTTTGTGCTGCTGAACACCCGCGGCCTGCGCTTTGTGAACGAGGACGCCCCCGGCCAGCAGATCGGCAGCCAGATCGAGAGCCTGCCGGACAAAACGGCCTGGCAGTTCGTGGACAGCGGCTGGCCCCGCCAGGTGAAGCGGGTGCACCCCAACCACGGTTCCGTCTGTTTTTCGGTGACCGACGAGGAACTGGAGGACGGCACGCTGTTCAGCAAGCTTTCCACCATTGACAATTATATCTCGCCGGGGCTGGTGGAAAAGGCCGTGGCGGCGGGCAAGCTGCTGCGCGCCGACACGCTGGAGGAGCTGGTGGAGCGCACCGGGCTGCCCAGTGAGCAGGCGCTGGACAGCCTTGCGCGCTACAACGCGCTGTGCCGCGCCGGGCGCGACCTGGACTACGGCAAGCGGGCGCTGCGCCTGTTCCCGGTGGAGCAGGGCCCGTTTTACGCGGCAAAATTTGTGCCCGCCACCATGATCGCGGTGATGGGAGGGCTGGAGAGCGACGAGGAGGCCCGCTGCTACGACACGGAGGGCAGGGCGATCCCCGGCCTGTACGTGGCGGGCAACGTGCAGGGCAACCGCTTTTCGGTGGACTACCCGCTGACCGTGCCCGGGCTGAGCCATTCCATCGCGCTGACCTTTGGGCGCATTGCGGGGCGCAGCGCGGCGCTGCAGAAGTAG
- a CDS encoding sugar ABC transporter substrate-binding protein: MKRFLSLILAVAMALGLAACGGKGGSSQGAAPAGSGGGSSGGYELTMWLFQDWTVGTAAEIFNSWADEYIAQHPEVKSITFVGKPDTEIVSGFMAGGSLPDMFAIQFLNGKRIVESANILNLQPYYDAADESYKNALNADAMKDLMTNPEGTCWGLPFTANCELLYRNLTVLEACGVDTSKRPATMDELLEQFAKVKENGYDVLPNLTANDWVTSAFVCGNPDLKVGWENGATTITAAALEPGYEILKKVGQYSAAYTFLDQAATDAFTQDKLAFTIHGPFLNPNLEAAAAENSAFKYDAIPVPSQVADGPYSSSYGNEWLGVVDSGDAGRNEAAAGFLMYITDTEQMKTFCREMGRPVMNNEAMDEIAGDPESPWMLGVCNEIVNNCVNQAVPFRCDMMWETGCADSMFGLWDGSITDVKAAAEDSIAMINENA, encoded by the coding sequence ATGAAACGTTTTTTGAGTCTGATCCTTGCAGTGGCAATGGCGCTGGGCCTTGCGGCCTGCGGCGGCAAGGGGGGCAGCAGCCAGGGCGCGGCGCCCGCCGGAAGCGGGGGCGGCAGCAGCGGGGGCTATGAGCTCACGATGTGGCTGTTCCAGGACTGGACCGTGGGCACGGCGGCGGAGATTTTTAACAGCTGGGCCGACGAGTACATTGCCCAGCACCCGGAGGTGAAGAGCATCACCTTTGTGGGCAAGCCCGACACCGAGATCGTTTCCGGCTTTATGGCGGGCGGCTCGCTGCCCGATATGTTTGCCATTCAGTTTTTGAACGGCAAGCGCATTGTGGAGAGCGCCAATATCCTGAACCTGCAGCCCTATTACGACGCGGCGGACGAGAGCTATAAAAACGCGCTGAACGCAGACGCCATGAAGGACCTGATGACCAACCCCGAGGGCACCTGCTGGGGACTGCCCTTCACCGCGAACTGCGAGCTTTTGTACCGCAACCTGACCGTGCTGGAGGCCTGCGGCGTGGATACCTCGAAGCGGCCCGCCACCATGGACGAGCTGCTGGAACAGTTTGCCAAGGTGAAGGAGAACGGCTACGACGTGCTGCCGAACCTGACCGCGAACGACTGGGTGACCAGCGCGTTCGTGTGCGGGAACCCGGACCTTAAGGTGGGCTGGGAGAACGGCGCAACCACCATTACCGCCGCGGCGCTGGAGCCCGGCTACGAGATTTTGAAAAAGGTGGGCCAGTACTCGGCCGCGTACACCTTCCTGGACCAGGCCGCCACCGACGCCTTTACGCAGGATAAGCTGGCGTTTACCATTCACGGCCCCTTCCTGAACCCGAACCTGGAGGCGGCGGCCGCAGAGAACAGCGCCTTCAAATATGACGCGATCCCCGTGCCCTCGCAGGTGGCGGACGGGCCCTACAGCTCCTCCTACGGAAACGAATGGCTGGGCGTGGTGGACAGCGGCGACGCGGGCCGCAACGAAGCGGCCGCGGGATTTTTGATGTACATTACCGACACCGAGCAGATGAAGACCTTCTGCCGCGAGATGGGGCGCCCCGTGATGAACAACGAGGCCATGGACGAGATCGCGGGCGACCCGGAATCCCCCTGGATGCTGGGCGTGTGCAACGAGATCGTGAACAACTGCGTGAACCAGGCGGTGCCGTTCCGCTGTGACATGATGTGGGAGACCGGCTGCGCCGATTCGATGTTCGGCCTGTGGGACGGCAGCATTACCGACGTGAAGGCCGCCGCCGAGGATTCCATTGCGATGATCAACGAGAACGCTTAA
- a CDS encoding sugar ABC transporter permease, protein MANTATARAPRRGAQPAKKRSKTRSFWRRYGKHYLGLAPFVIFFAVFILWPMLYGLVMSFFDWSTRTGDALTFVGLENFKTVLSEGTQQGKRFLTSLKNLSVFVALVVPLNLLFATLISLVINQFRGRMHNFLRGAFFMPYVAPFFLATGVWLWLMSADTGLVAVLLAKIGIGEGVTWRLTPGYFTAFLIIIDLWRAIGFNMIILTAGMKNIPGDLYEASTIDGASTFQQWVHITIPMLEPVLFFVIVNCFIGAIQTYDIPWVLSNSSAVGVIGGKGAFASYPVMEIVGNVYSGKAGNLGRACAEGFVLMLIIFAITLVQIVYRGRKNKDN, encoded by the coding sequence ATGGCGAACACAGCCACAGCCCGCGCACCCCGGCGGGGGGCGCAGCCAGCGAAAAAGAGAAGCAAAACCCGGTCCTTTTGGCGCAGATACGGAAAGCACTATCTCGGGCTTGCGCCGTTCGTGATCTTTTTTGCGGTGTTTATTTTGTGGCCCATGCTCTATGGGCTGGTGATGAGCTTTTTTGACTGGTCCACCCGCACGGGCGACGCCCTGACGTTTGTGGGGCTGGAGAATTTTAAAACGGTGCTCAGCGAGGGCACGCAGCAGGGAAAGCGCTTTTTGACCTCGCTGAAAAACCTTTCGGTCTTTGTGGCGCTGGTGGTGCCCCTGAACCTGCTTTTCGCCACCCTGATCTCGCTGGTGATCAACCAGTTCCGGGGGCGCATGCACAACTTTTTGCGGGGCGCGTTTTTTATGCCCTATGTGGCCCCCTTCTTTTTGGCCACGGGCGTGTGGCTGTGGCTGATGAGCGCCGACACCGGCCTTGTGGCCGTGCTGCTGGCGAAGATCGGCATTGGCGAGGGGGTGACCTGGCGCCTGACGCCGGGGTATTTTACCGCCTTTTTGATCATCATCGACCTGTGGCGCGCCATTGGATTCAACATGATCATCCTGACCGCTGGCATGAAAAACATCCCGGGGGATCTGTATGAGGCGTCCACCATCGACGGGGCGAGCACGTTCCAGCAATGGGTGCACATCACCATCCCCATGCTGGAGCCGGTGCTGTTCTTTGTGATCGTGAACTGCTTCATCGGCGCGATCCAGACCTACGATATCCCGTGGGTGCTTTCGAACTCCAGCGCGGTGGGCGTGATCGGCGGCAAGGGCGCGTTTGCAAGCTACCCGGTGATGGAGATCGTGGGCAACGTGTACTCGGGCAAGGCGGGAAACCTGGGCCGCGCCTGCGCGGAAGGCTTTGTGCTGATGCTCATTATCTTTGCCATCACCCTGGTGCAGATCGTGTACCGCGGCCGCAAAAACAAGGACAACTGA
- the ugpE gene encoding sn-glycerol-3-phosphate transport system permease protein UgpE, with translation MMKQTSTFAKVFSWGFALLWLVVCLLPFTQLISVTFSTADRGIVSTFYPNSLASGIENIKQALIQTNMIPSTVQTLLYVSATIVGMLLVSSLAAYELACFKFPGRDVIFMLILSSMMLPMITYIIPLYRFVYNLGWSDTLIGLAIPSIPSAFAVFIIKQFLESMPHELIEAGEIDGAGHLTVFLRVVLPLMATPLLTVTVIQFMQVWGSFLWPTLVAGTKWKPVSVLVAGLLGDGSWIEGRVKIAAMLLSGIPPVVVYLLFQKHIVEGIATSGLKG, from the coding sequence ATGATGAAACAGACTTCCACCTTTGCAAAGGTGTTCAGCTGGGGGTTCGCCCTGCTCTGGCTGGTGGTGTGCCTGCTGCCCTTTACCCAGCTGATCAGCGTGACCTTTTCCACCGCCGACCGGGGCATCGTTTCCACCTTTTACCCGAACTCCCTGGCCAGCGGCATTGAAAACATCAAGCAGGCGCTGATCCAGACCAACATGATCCCCTCCACCGTTCAGACCCTGCTTTATGTGAGCGCGACCATTGTGGGCATGCTGCTGGTTTCGTCGCTGGCGGCATATGAGCTGGCGTGCTTTAAATTTCCGGGCCGCGACGTGATTTTTATGCTGATCCTGTCCAGCATGATGCTGCCCATGATCACCTACATCATCCCGTTGTACCGGTTTGTGTATAACCTGGGGTGGAGCGACACGCTGATCGGGCTGGCGATCCCCTCGATCCCGTCGGCCTTTGCCGTGTTCATCATCAAGCAGTTTTTGGAGAGCATGCCCCACGAGCTGATCGAGGCGGGCGAGATCGACGGGGCCGGGCACCTGACCGTGTTCCTGCGGGTGGTGCTGCCCCTGATGGCCACGCCGCTGCTCACGGTGACCGTGATCCAGTTCATGCAGGTGTGGGGCTCGTTTTTGTGGCCCACCCTGGTGGCCGGCACCAAATGGAAGCCGGTGAGCGTGCTGGTGGCGGGCCTGTTGGGCGACGGTTCGTGGATCGAGGGCCGCGTGAAGATCGCGGCGATGCTGCTGAGCGGCATCCCGCCGGTGGTGGTGTATCTTTTGTTCCAAAAGCATATCGTGGAGGGCATTGCCACCTCCGGCCTGAAGGGCTGA
- a CDS encoding phosphosugar isomerase, with protein sequence MGNTMYDYWKRQPEVLRRILDGRKTQTAEFVKLFCEVRPDKLYLVGSGTSLNAENAAMAYMEEILDTDVRAVPSSNLPPLRGKRPMVVFISQGGSSTNTLEAMEALKEHPAISITGEAQCEIQRRSRHHMLIGCGEELAGPKTVGYTASVLCMYVCALEAALACGAIGQEKYEAEIGLLYLAAQQMEENVRRTESWFERNREDLVKIHKYVLVGCGSAFAAATEGCLKILETIKVPSMSFEFEEYLHGPIILTDRELGGIFYICDAPGERERMLELARCHAQFSPYAYTVTTDEAIQGGRVLHLLRTGRDHTQVFEAVLPPQLLAARVPELLGLSEGSPMYDLYTKSCPTKYNNGR encoded by the coding sequence ATGGGAAACACAATGTACGACTACTGGAAGCGGCAGCCCGAGGTGCTTCGCCGCATTCTGGACGGGCGCAAAACGCAGACGGCCGAGTTTGTAAAGCTGTTTTGTGAGGTGAGGCCCGATAAGCTTTACCTGGTGGGCAGCGGAACCTCGCTGAATGCGGAGAACGCGGCCATGGCCTATATGGAAGAGATTTTGGACACGGACGTGCGGGCGGTGCCGTCGTCGAACCTTCCGCCGCTGCGGGGTAAGCGGCCCATGGTGGTGTTTATCTCGCAGGGGGGCTCGTCCACCAACACGCTGGAGGCGATGGAAGCGCTGAAAGAACACCCCGCCATCAGCATTACGGGCGAGGCGCAGTGCGAGATCCAGCGCCGCAGCCGCCACCACATGCTGATCGGCTGCGGGGAGGAGCTGGCCGGCCCCAAGACCGTGGGGTATACCGCGTCGGTGCTGTGCATGTATGTGTGCGCGCTGGAGGCCGCGCTGGCCTGCGGGGCGATCGGGCAGGAAAAGTATGAGGCGGAGATCGGGCTGCTGTATCTGGCCGCACAGCAGATGGAAGAGAACGTCCGGCGCACCGAGAGCTGGTTTGAGCGCAACCGGGAGGACCTGGTAAAGATCCACAAATACGTGCTGGTGGGCTGCGGCAGCGCCTTTGCCGCGGCCACCGAGGGGTGCCTGAAGATCCTGGAAACCATCAAGGTGCCCTCCATGAGCTTTGAATTTGAGGAATACCTGCACGGGCCCATCATTTTGACCGACAGGGAGCTGGGCGGCATTTTTTACATCTGCGACGCGCCCGGCGAGCGGGAGCGCATGCTGGAGCTGGCCCGCTGCCACGCGCAGTTTTCGCCCTATGCCTATACCGTGACCACGGACGAGGCCATTCAGGGCGGCAGGGTGCTGCACCTGCTGCGCACGGGCCGCGACCACACGCAGGTTTTTGAGGCCGTGCTGCCCCCGCAGCTGCTGGCGGCAAGGGTGCCGGAGCTGCTGGGGCTGAGCGAGGGCTCGCCCATGTATGACCTGTACACAAAAAGCTGCCCTACAAAGTACAACAACGGCAGATAA